The Chitinophagales bacterium genome includes a region encoding these proteins:
- the fabF gene encoding beta-ketoacyl-ACP synthase II gives MPMQRVVVTGYGAITPIGNNTKDFQQNLFLGISGAKPITKFDCSQFKTQIACEVKNYHAEDYFDKRTINKLDLFAQYGLIATDEALNMSNLLTSSNINNDRIGVIWASGVGGVNTFYEETIKFNQANNNPAYFSPFFVPKKIIDSVAGNIAIKYGFKGINYGTVAACASSAYSIINAYTYLQLGKADVIIAGGSEAAINEVGIGSFNALRALSTNNDNPSTASRPFDKDRDGFVMGEGAGCLVLETLEHALQRNAPIFAEIVGYGMNADAYHITAPDENGVMVSKVMQSAIDDAKISIKDIDVINAHATSTMLGDLAEINAIEQCFGNLATSLNITAPKSIFGHLLGAAGAVELITSILMLQEQKVSPTINHFNLDEKLNKNLNYTFNILQPKNISFVLNNNFGFGGHNASILIKKNIK, from the coding sequence ATGCCAATGCAAAGAGTGGTTGTAACTGGTTATGGTGCTATCACTCCTATTGGTAACAATACAAAAGATTTTCAACAAAATTTATTTCTAGGAATAAGTGGTGCAAAGCCCATTACTAAGTTTGATTGTAGTCAATTTAAAACTCAAATTGCTTGTGAAGTTAAAAACTATCATGCCGAAGACTATTTTGACAAAAGAACAATCAACAAGTTAGACTTATTTGCACAATATGGTTTAATTGCTACAGATGAAGCACTTAATATGTCTAATCTATTAACTTCTTCAAACATAAATAATGATAGAATTGGTGTAATTTGGGCTTCTGGTGTTGGTGGTGTAAATACTTTTTACGAAGAAACGATAAAATTTAACCAAGCCAACAATAATCCAGCATACTTTAGTCCTTTTTTTGTTCCTAAGAAAATTATAGACAGCGTAGCAGGAAATATTGCTATAAAATATGGTTTTAAAGGCATAAACTACGGAACTGTAGCTGCCTGTGCATCATCTGCTTATAGTATAATTAATGCCTATACTTACTTACAACTTGGCAAAGCTGATGTTATTATTGCTGGTGGTTCAGAAGCAGCAATAAATGAAGTTGGTATAGGAAGTTTTAATGCTTTAAGAGCTTTATCTACCAATAATGACAATCCAAGTACAGCATCAAGACCTTTTGATAAAGATAGAGATGGTTTTGTAATGGGCGAAGGTGCAGGTTGTTTAGTTTTAGAAACGCTAGAACATGCTCTACAAAGAAATGCTCCTATTTTTGCAGAAATTGTTGGTTATGGCATGAATGCAGATGCATATCACATTACAGCACCAGATGAAAACGGAGTAATGGTAAGCAAAGTAATGCAATCAGCTATCGACGATGCCAAAATATCAATTAAAGATATTGATGTGATAAATGCACACGCAACTTCTACTATGCTTGGCGATTTAGCAGAAATAAATGCAATAGAACAATGTTTTGGCAATTTGGCTACAAGTTTAAATATTACTGCTCCAAAATCTATATTCGGACACTTATTAGGTGCTGCTGGTGCTGTAGAATTAATTACTTCTATATTAATGCTACAAGAGCAAAAAGTATCGCCAACTATAAATCATTTTAATTTAGATGAAAAATTAAACAAAAATTTAAATTATACTTTTAATATATTACAGCCAAAAAATATTAGTTTTGTACTTAATAATAATTTTGGATTTGGTGGACATAATGCATCAATTCTAATAAAGAAGAATATTAAGTAG
- a CDS encoding acyl carrier protein, with protein sequence MSTTVTKVKAIIKEQLGVDDEQISLDASFENDLKADSLEMVELIMAFEREYNISIPDEQADQIKTVQDIINYLDANVKV encoded by the coding sequence ATGTCAACTACAGTAACAAAAGTTAAAGCTATTATAAAAGAACAATTAGGTGTAGATGATGAGCAAATAAGCTTAGATGCAAGTTTTGAGAACGATTTAAAAGCAGATTCTTTAGAAATGGTTGAGTTAATTATGGCTTTTGAAAGAGAATACAATATTAGTATTCCTGATGAACAAGCCGACCAAATAAAAACAGTTCAAGATATTATTAACTATCTTGATGCAAATGTAAAAGTATAA